One window of Amaranthus tricolor cultivar Red isolate AtriRed21 chromosome 11, ASM2621246v1, whole genome shotgun sequence genomic DNA carries:
- the LOC130826540 gene encoding zinc finger BED domain-containing protein DAYSLEEPER-like, which yields MDQNQSQCTSKSVAQPQNNSVTESKNTLDVDEEGFFNDDGTPSHCTKDKGRKTTSEAWNYFAREEVNGVTRAVCKHCGVSLITGGNSGTSHLLKHANKVFSRRHLNLTRGQTTLRVMKECDGSSSLEYSGKSKLKEFDQDFLKKELVSMVIMHEYPLSMVDHIGFRRFFESLNCNFKMISRSTLKRDIMKMFKKEKLSLHKLLEHNESRIAITIDMWTATNQKKGYMVITSHFIDKQWVLRNCTLR from the coding sequence ATGGATCAAAATCAATCACAATGTACGTCCAAATCAGTGGCACAACCACAAAATAATTCTGTTACGGAGTCAAAAAATACATTGGATGTAGATGAAGAAGGGTTTTTTAATGATGATGGTACTCCAAGTCATTGCACAAAAGATAAGGGAAGAAAAACAACCTCTGAGGCATGGAATTATTTTGCAAGAGAGGAGGTAAATGGTGTGACTAGAGCTGTCTGTAAGCATTGTGGTGTTAGTCTAATAACTGGTGGTAATAGTGGAACTTCTCATCTCTTGAAACACGCAAATAAAGTTTTCTCAAGAAGACATTTGAATCTTACACGTGGTCAAACAACTTTAAGAGTTATGAAGGAATGTGATGGGTCAAGTTCTCTGGAATATAGTGGTAAAAGCAAACTTAAAGAGTTCGACCAAGATTTTTTGAAAAAGGAGTTAGTTTCCATGGTTATTATGCACGAGTATCCATTGTCTATGGTGGATCATATTGGGTTTAGGAGGTTTTTTGAAAGCcttaattgcaattttaagatGATTTCTAGGTCCACATTAAAGCGAGATATCATGAAGatgtttaaaaaagaaaaactttcTCTACATAAATTGCTCGAGCATAATGAAAGTAGAATTGCAATCACTATAGATATGTGGACTGCAACCAACCAGAAGAAGGGTTACATGGTCATAACTTcgcattttattgataaacaaTGGGTCTTACGAAATTGCACCTTAAGGTAA